In Serinicoccus marinus DSM 15273, the genomic stretch CTCGCCGAGGACCCGCCCGAAGACTGGGAGGAGATGGCGGCGACCGTCGCTCCCTATCTCGACCCGCACCAGCCGCTGCGCACCAAGGTCGCGGCCCAGCACGACCTCATCGAGCACGCCAACTGGAAGCTGGTGATAGAGAACAACCGGGAGTGCTACCACTGCGAGGGTGGGCACCCCGAGCTGACCTGCACCTTCTTCCCGACCTGGGGCTACGACCGCGACAAGATCCCGGCCCGCCTCATGCCCGCCCACGAGCGCTACCTCGCGGCCGAGGCCGCGCTGGAGACCGCTTGCCGCGAGCGGGGCATGGCCTTCGCCGAGGTCGAGGCCCTGGAGGAGGAGCGGTCCACCGCCTTCCGGGTCCAGCGCGAGGCGCTGGACGGCGCCGGGGAGTCCTACACCGTCGACGGGGCCGTCGCCTCCCGCCGCCTCCTGGCCGACTTCGACACGGCGCGGCTGGGGCGGGCCTCGGTGCACACCCAGCCCAACGCGTGGTTCCACTTCCTCTCCGACCACGTCGTCACCTTCGCGGTGCTGCCGCTGGCCCCCGACCGGACCCTGGTGCGCACCACCTGGCTGGTGCACGAGGACGCCGTGGAGGGCGAGCACTACGACCTCGAGCGGCTCACCGAGGTGTGGGACCACACCAACGAGGAGGACGGCGAGTTCTGCGCCCGGGCGCAGCAGGGGGTGGGAGACCCGGCCTACGTGCCCGGGCCCTACTCACCCAGCGAGCGGCAGGTCGAGTCCTTCGTCGCGTGGTACGTCGCGCGGCTGCGCGAGGAGCTGGCGCGATGACCGAGGTCCTGACCCGTGGGACGCGGGCGCCGGCCTACCTGGACCAGGTCGACGCGGAGCTCGTCTGCGTCGGGGTCGAGCAGGTGACCCACGACGTGCGCAGCCTCACCCTGAGCGTCCCGGACGGCGCGGCGCTGCGCTTCCGGCCGGGGCAGTACGTCACCGTCACCGTGGACCTGGACGGACAGTGGCTCAGCCGCTGCTACACCATCGCCTCCTCCCCGCTGCAGATCGGTACGCTCACGCTGACGGTGAAGCGGCAGGGGCCGGTATCGGGGTGGCTGCACGACCGGTTCGAGCCCGGAGGTCGGCTGCGGGTGAGCGGGCCGATGGGGGTCTTCAGCACCGACGAGCACCCGGCGGCCGCGCACCTGCTGCTGTCTGCCGGCAGCGGCATCACGCCGGTGATGTCGATGCTGCGGACGCTCGCGCGGAGCGAGGGCACGCACGACGTCGTCTTCGTGCACAGCGCACGGACTCCGGCAGACATCATCTTCCGCCGCGAGCTCGAGCAGCTGGAGGCGGCGTTGCCCTGGCTGCGCGTCGCCGTGGTCTGCGAGGGCGACAGCGAGGACGAGGTATGGCGTGGTGCCCGTGGTCGACTGACCGCCGGTTTGCTCCGTGAGCTGGTGCCCGACGCCGCCGGCCGGGAGGTCTTCACCTGCGGGCCGGCGCCCTACATGGACGCCGTGCGCGGGCTGCTGGCCGAGCTCGGGTGCGACCCGCTGCGGTGCCACCAGGAGTCCTTCGTCCTCGACACCAGCGGGGGCGTGGTGGCAGGCGACGCACCCGCGCCGGACGTCCCGGCGTCCGACGAGGGCGTGGGCGACGGGGACGCCGCCGGGACGGCGATGCATACCGTCACTCTGACGCGCAGCGGCCGGGAGGTGCCCTGCGCCGCCGGCCAGACGATCCTGGCCGCAGCCGCCCGGGCCGGGTTGAGCCTGCCCTCGTCCTGCGCGGAGGGGGTGTGCGGCACCTGCA encodes the following:
- a CDS encoding SRPBCC family protein — encoded protein: MPAPGLRVLTERSGSVGNIVCGYHRWTYATDGTLLHAGDQAPTFDTSCFGLRRVHVRTVSGLVFVSLAEDPPEDWEEMAATVAPYLDPHQPLRTKVAAQHDLIEHANWKLVIENNRECYHCEGGHPELTCTFFPTWGYDRDKIPARLMPAHERYLAAEAALETACRERGMAFAEVEALEEERSTAFRVQREALDGAGESYTVDGAVASRRLLADFDTARLGRASVHTQPNAWFHFLSDHVVTFAVLPLAPDRTLVRTTWLVHEDAVEGEHYDLERLTEVWDHTNEEDGEFCARAQQGVGDPAYVPGPYSPSERQVESFVAWYVARLREELAR
- a CDS encoding hybrid-cluster NAD(P)-dependent oxidoreductase, which gives rise to MTEVLTRGTRAPAYLDQVDAELVCVGVEQVTHDVRSLTLSVPDGAALRFRPGQYVTVTVDLDGQWLSRCYTIASSPLQIGTLTLTVKRQGPVSGWLHDRFEPGGRLRVSGPMGVFSTDEHPAAAHLLLSAGSGITPVMSMLRTLARSEGTHDVVFVHSARTPADIIFRRELEQLEAALPWLRVAVVCEGDSEDEVWRGARGRLTAGLLRELVPDAAGREVFTCGPAPYMDAVRGLLAELGCDPLRCHQESFVLDTSGGVVAGDAPAPDVPASDEGVGDGDAAGTAMHTVTLTRSGREVPCAAGQTILAAAARAGLSLPSSCAEGVCGTCKSQLLTGSVDMRHGGGIRPREIAADKVLLCCSTPLEDCVIEA